A part of Cannabis sativa cultivar Pink pepper isolate KNU-18-1 chromosome 6, ASM2916894v1, whole genome shotgun sequence genomic DNA contains:
- the LOC115725754 gene encoding uncharacterized protein LOC115725754 — MPLYDCMLLLKPHVKKEALMELVSRVGKHVYRKNGVLTEVKSFGTVQLGYGIKKLDGRYYQGQLMQMTMMATPNINKELHYLNKEDRLLRWLVVKHRDAKYGLEFLSEEDSTSELSKFPRSALFDNEDIDEEDDNDDEYAVEEEEGKQA; from the exons ATGCCTTTGTATGACTGTATGCTTTTGTTGAAACCCCATGTGAAGAAGGAGGCTCTCATGGAGTTGGTTTCTAGGGTAGGAAAACATGTTTACAGAAAAAATGGGGTCCTCACTGAGGTTAAATCATTTGGAACTGTTCAGTTGGGTTATGGTATTAAGAAGCTTGATGGAAGGTACTACCAG GGTCAACTGATGCAAATGACTATGATGGCTACACCCAACATCAACAAAGAGCTGCATTACCTTAACAAGGAAGATCGGTTGCTGCGCTGGCTTGTGGTCAAACACCGAGATGCAAAATATGGGCTGGAATTTCTTAGCGAAGAGGACAGCACAAGTGAACTCAGTAAGTTTCCTCGAAGCGCTTTATTTGATAATGAAGATATTGACGAGGAAGATGACAACGATGATGAATATGCcgtggaagaagaagaaggcaaGCAGGCATAA
- the LOC115725115 gene encoding calcium-transporting ATPase 3, endoplasmic reticulum-type, translating to MEDAYARSVTEVLDFFGVEPTKGLTDVQVAQHARDYGRNVLPEERRVPFLKLVLKQFDDLLVKILIVAAIVSFVLALINGETGLTAFLEPSVILMILAANATVGVITETNAEKALVELRAYQADVATVLRNGCFSIIPATELVPGDVVEISVGCKIPADMRMIEMLSNELRVDQAILTGESCSVEKELESAITTKAVYQDKTNILFSGTVVVCGRARAVVVGVGTNTAMGSIRDSMLQTEDEATPLKKKLDEFGTFLAKVIAGICVLVWIVNIGHFRDPSHGGFLQGAIHYFKIAVALAVAAIPEGLPAVVTTCLALGTKRMARLNAIVRSLPSVETLGCTTVICSDKTGTLTTNMMSVSKVCVVQSVNRGPLIDEYSVSGTTYAPQGTIFDSNGTPIDLPAQLPCLLHLAMCSALCNDSILQYNPDKGNYEKIGESTEVALRVLAEKVGLPGYDSMPSSLNMLSKHERASYCNHYWEDQLKKISVVEFTRDRKMMSVLCSRNQLQIMFLKGAPESIISRCTSVLCNEDGSTAPLTASTRAELELRLQSFAGKETLRCLAMALKMMPVGQQTLSYDDERDLTFIGLVGMLDPPREEVRNAMLSCMNAGIRVIVVTGDNKSTAESLYRKIGAFDDMVDFAGRSYTASEFEELPPLQQTMALQRMALFTRVEPSHKKMLVEALQHQNEVVAMTGDGVNDAPALKKADIGIAMGSGTAVAKSASDMVLADDNFATIVAAVAEGRAIYNNTKQFIRYMISSNIGEVVCIFVAAVLGIPDTLAPVQLLWVNLVTDGLPATAIGFNKQDSDVMKAKPRKVNEAVVTGWLFFRYMVIGAYVGLATIAGFIWWFLYSENGPKLPYSELMNFDSCSTRETYYPCSIFDDRHPSTVSMTVLVVVEMFNALNNLSENQSLLVIPPWSNLWLLGSIILTMLLHILILYVHPLSILFSVTPLSWSDWAAVLYLSFPVIIIDEVLKFFSRKSSSGVRLAFRFRRPDLLPKREVRDK from the coding sequence ATGGAGGACGCCTATGCTAGATCTGTAACTGAAGTCTTAGATTTCTTCGGTGTGGAACCGACCAAAGGCCTCACCGACGTTCAGGTCGCTCAACATGCCAGAGATTACGGCAGAAACGTTCTGCCGGAAGAGAGAAGAGTTCCATTCTTGAAATTGGTATTGAAACAGTTTGATGATTTACTTGTTAAGATTCTAATTGTTGCAGCAATTGTTTCATTCGTTTTGGCTTTGATTAATGGAGAAACCGGTTTAACTGCATTTCTAGAGCCTTCTGTTATTCTGATGATTTTGGCTGCAAATGCCACAGTAGGAGTAATTACAGAAACAAATGCCGAAAAGGCTCTTGTTGAATTACGTGCATATCAAGCTGATGTTGCGACTGTGCTTCGAAACGGTTGCTTCTCTATAATTCCAGCTACAGAGCTTGTTCCGGGAGATGTAGTTGAAATTTCTGTGGGTTGCAAAATTCCAGCTGATATGAGAATGATAGAGATGCTTAGTAATGAATTACGTGTTGATCAGGCGATTCTAACTGGTGAGAGTTGTTCTGTAGAGAAAGAACTCGAGTCGGCGATTACAACGAAGGCTGTGTATCAAGACAAGACTAATATTCTTTTCTCGGGTACTGTTGTGGTTTGTGGGAGGGCTAGAGCTGTTGTTGTAGGTGTTGGTACTAACACTGCCATGGGTAGCATAAGGGATTCGATGCTTCAAACGGAAGATGAAGCAACGCCATTGAAGAAGAAGCTGGATGAGTTTGGTACTTTTCTTGCAAAAGTTATTGCTGGGATTTGTGTATTGGTTTGGATTGTAAACATTGGTCACTTTCGTGACCCTTCTCACGGTGGGTTCTTGCAAGGAGCAATTCATTACTTCAAGATTGCAGTTGCGCTTGCTGTTGCAGCTATCCCCGAAGGGCTTCCGGCTGTTGTAACGACGTGTTTGGCTCTAGGGACAAAGCGAATGGCGCGATTGAACGCCATTGTTAGGTCTTTGCCATCTGTTGAGACCTTGGGCTGTACTACTGTGATTTGTAGTGATAAAACGGGTACTCTGACAACCAATATGATGTCTGTATCGAAGGTTTGTGTTGTTCAGTCTGTGAATCGTGGCCCTCTTATTGATGAATACAGTGTTAGTGGGACAACTTACGCACCCCAAGGAACTATCTTTGACAGTAATGGCACGCCAATTGACCTTCCAGCTCAGTTGCCTTGCCTTCTTCACTTAGCAATGTGTTCAGCTCTTTGCAATGATTCCATCTTACAGTATAATCCAGACAAAGGGAACTATGAAAAAATTGGGGAGTCAACTGAAGTGGCTCTTCGTGTACTGGCGGAGAAGGTTGGTCTTCCGGGCTATGACTCCATGCCTTCTTCTCTGAATATGTTGAGCAAGCATGAGCGTGCATCATACTGCAATCACTATTGGGAGGATCAGTTGAAAAAGATCTCCGTGGTAGAATTTACTCGAGATAGGAAAATGATGAGTGTTCTTTGTAGCCGAAATCAACTGCAAATTATGTTTTTGAAAGGTGCTCCTGAGAGTATCATTTCTAGGTGCACAAGTGTTCTGTGCAATGAGGATGGTTCTACTGCTCCTCTTACTGCTAGTACCAGAGCCGAGCTGGAATTGAGGTTGCAGAGTTTTGCTGGAAAGGAAACATTAAGATGCTTGGCTATGGCCTTGAAGATGATGCCTGTTGGTCAACAGACTCTCTCCTATGATGATGAGAGGGACCTCACATTTATTGGGTTGGTTGGTATGCTTGATCCACCAAGAGAAGAAGTGAGAAATGCTATGCTTTCTTGTATGAATGCTGGCATACGTGTTATTGTTGTCACAGGGGATAACAAGTCAACAGCTGAATCACTTTACCGCAAGATTGGAGCTTTTGACGACATGGTAGACTTTGCTGGACGCTCTTACACTGCTTCTGAGTTTGAAGAATTACCGCCGTTGCAGCAAACTATGGCATTGCAACGTATGGCACTCTTCACTAGGGTTGAACCTTCTCATAAAAAGATGCTGGTTGAGGCCTTACAACACCAGAATGAAGTAGTTGCAATGACTGGTGATGGCGTCAACGATGCACCCGCACTAAAAAAGGCTGATATTGGAATTGCGATGGGTTCTGGAACTGCTGTGGCAAAGAGTGCTTCAGATATGGTTTTGGCTGATGACAATTTTGCTACAATTGTTGCGGCTGTTGCTGAAGGAAGAGCTATATACAACAACACAAAGCAATTCATTAGGTACATGATCTCTTCTAATATTGGTGAAGTGGTCTGTATTTTTGTGGCTGCTGTACTTGGAATACCTGATACACTTGCCCCTGTACAACTGCTATGGGTTAACTTAGTCACTGATGGATTGCCTGCTACTGCTATTGGCTTCAACAAGCAAGATTCTGATGTAATGAAGGCTAAACCGCGCAAAGTGAATGAAGCAGTAGTCACTGGATGGTTGTTCTTTCGTTACATGGTAATTGGAGCTTATGTTGGCCTTGCCACAATTGCAGGATTTATATGGTGGTTTTTGTACTCCGAAAACGGTCCTAAACTTCCATACAGCGAGCTCATGAACTTCGACTCATGTTCAACAAGGGAGACATACTACCCATGTAGTATTTTCGACGACAGGCATCCATCAACCGTGTCCATGACTGTACTTGTTGTTGTTGAAATGTTCAATGCATTGAATAATCTAAGCGAAAACCAATCACTGCTTGTCATCCCACCTTGGAGTAATTTGTGGCTTCTTGGTTCAATCATCCTAACCATGCTCCTTCACATACTGATTTTGTATGTGCACCCACTCTCAATTCTTTTCTCTGTGACACCATTGTCTTGGTCTGATTGGGCTGCAGTCCTATACCTTTCTTTTCCGGTCATAATCATCGATGAGGTGCTAAAGTTCTTCTCAAGAAAGTCCAGCAGTGGTGTGAGATTAGCTTTTAGATTCAGAAGGCCTGATTTACTTCCAAAAAGGGAAGTTCGTGATAAGTAG
- the LOC115695052 gene encoding uncharacterized protein At4g02000-like, with the protein MEDLGNRWADLNVDDEEDAGFMFDQVEGLMDDFDARWCLVGRLLSDKLIDFDSVRNIMGSLWRPGNGMYVKELETNKYLFQFFHEVDINRALEGTPWTFNKIPLIIKRLREGDNPRLCVLNTMEIWVQVYDLQVGFKSEHVLRVVGAYIGKFVSFCPKNFTRIWRFYFRVRVLIHIDRSLKRRMKIYKSNEEWYWANFKYERVPRFCFICGVIGHSEKFCHRLFEESLDSIVKSYGLFMKAPDRKQHRQIGAR; encoded by the coding sequence ATGGAGGATTTGGGTAATAGGTGGGCAGATCTGAACGTTGACGATGAAGAAGATGCAGGTTTCATGTTTGATCAGGTGGAAGGATTGATGGATGACTTTGATGCTCGATGGTGTTTAGTGGGGAGACTATTGTCGGATAAATTGATAGATTTTGATTCAGTCCGAAACATAATGGGATCTCTTTGGCGTCCAGGAAATGGCATGTACGTTAAGGAGTTAGAGACCAACAAATACCTGTTTCAGTTCTTTCACGAAGTTGATATCAATAGGGCCCTTGAAGGCACACCATGGACATTCAACAAGATACCTTTGATCATTAAAAGGCTTAGGGAAGGTGATAATCCCAGGTTATGTGTTTTGAATACTATGGAGATATGGGTCCAGGTTTATGATTTACAAGTGGGGTTTAAGAGTGAACATGTTTTAAGGGTTGTTGGGGCTTACATAGGAAAATTTGTTTCTTTCTGTCCAAAGAATTTTACTAGGATATGGAGATTTTATTTTCGTGTCCGGGTGTTAATACATATTGATCGATCTCTTAAAAGGAGAATGAAGATATACAAGAGCAACGAAGAGTGGTACTGGGCAAATTTTAAGTATGAACGGGTGCCTAGGTTTTGCTTTATCTGTGGAGTTATAGGCCACTCGGAGAAGTTCTGCCATAGATTGTTTGAGGAATCGCTAGATTCCATAGTCAAGTCGTACGGATTGTTTATGAAGGCCCCTGATCGTAAACAACATCGACAAATCGGTGCAAGGTGA